A region of Mycolicibacterium brumae DNA encodes the following proteins:
- the modA gene encoding molybdate ABC transporter substrate-binding protein, which yields MRILARAALAVTAAAALTLSGCSSSEEPAAADPLSGELTVFAAASLQDAFDDIGEAFTKAHPNLRVSARYDGSPTLVTQLQEGADADVLATADERTMATAVEAGVVQDPKLFASNTLVVAVPAGNPGNVDSLDDLAHVTTVVCAPEVPCGAAARQLLSDAGVQVTPASQEQNVSAVLTKVAAGEADAGLVYATDVAGDSKVESFVPDGAADVVNHYPIALADPLSEAASAFMGFVLGDDGQKILAEHGFGAP from the coding sequence ATGAGAATCCTCGCCCGCGCGGCGCTGGCCGTCACCGCCGCGGCGGCGCTGACACTGTCGGGGTGCTCCTCCAGCGAGGAACCCGCGGCCGCCGATCCGCTGTCCGGGGAGCTCACGGTGTTCGCGGCCGCGTCCCTGCAGGACGCCTTCGACGACATCGGCGAGGCCTTCACCAAGGCGCACCCGAACCTGCGGGTCTCCGCCCGCTACGACGGCTCCCCCACCCTGGTCACCCAACTCCAGGAGGGCGCCGACGCCGATGTGCTGGCGACCGCCGATGAGCGCACCATGGCCACCGCGGTCGAGGCCGGCGTGGTGCAGGACCCGAAACTGTTCGCCTCCAACACGCTGGTGGTGGCGGTCCCGGCCGGCAACCCCGGCAATGTCGACTCGCTGGACGATCTCGCGCACGTCACGACGGTGGTCTGCGCGCCGGAGGTGCCGTGCGGCGCGGCGGCCCGACAGCTGCTGAGCGACGCCGGGGTGCAGGTGACCCCGGCCAGCCAGGAGCAGAACGTCAGCGCGGTGCTCACCAAGGTCGCCGCCGGGGAGGCCGACGCCGGGCTGGTCTACGCCACCGATGTGGCCGGTGACAGCAAGGTGGAGAGCTTCGTGCCCGATGGGGCGGCCGATGTGGTGAACCACTACCCGATCGCGCTGGCCGACCCGCTCAGCGAGGCGGCATCGGCGTTCATGGGCTTCGTTCTCGGCGACGACGGGCAGAAGATCCTGGCCGAGCACGGTTTCGGAGCGCCGTGA
- the narH gene encoding nitrate reductase subunit beta, with amino-acid sequence MKVMAQMAMVMNLDKCIGCHTCSVTCKQAWTNRTGVEYVWFNNVETRPGVGFPRGYQDQDKWQGGWVRTRRGRLKLRAGGRFAKLLRIFSNPKLPEMSDYYEPWTYDYDMLINSPAGQHTPVARPKSLITGQDMKISWSANWDDDLGGSLETMHEDPILAKMSEQVEAEFEKAFMFYLPRICEHCLNPACVASCPSGAMYKRAEDGIVLVDQDACRGWRMCVSGCPYKKVYFNHKTGKAEKCTLCYPRIEVGLPTVCSETCVGRLRYLGLVLYDVEKVAAAAAVENEHDLLDAHRAVLLDPHDPAVVEAARRDGIPEDWIEAAQASPIWKLIQRYEVALPLHPEYRTMPMVWYIPPLSPVVDVVSGSGNDGEDARTLFAAIDKLRIPIGYLAELFTAGDVAPVDTALRRLAAMRSYMRGINLDNERDERIATAVGMTGRDIEEMYRLLAIAKYEDRYVIPTAHAEQGRQLDELACALDYDGGPGMGGGVFGSASGYSVPVAVENFHGLAARQTADQPSSGKVNLLNWDGNGRPDGMFPHRGER; translated from the coding sequence ATGAAGGTCATGGCGCAGATGGCGATGGTGATGAACCTCGACAAGTGCATCGGGTGCCACACCTGCTCGGTCACCTGTAAGCAGGCCTGGACCAACCGCACGGGCGTGGAATACGTGTGGTTCAACAATGTGGAAACCCGTCCGGGCGTTGGGTTTCCGCGCGGATACCAGGACCAGGACAAGTGGCAGGGCGGCTGGGTGCGGACCCGCCGCGGCCGGCTGAAGCTGCGCGCCGGCGGCCGGTTCGCCAAGCTGCTGCGGATCTTCTCCAACCCGAAGCTGCCGGAGATGAGCGACTACTACGAGCCGTGGACCTACGACTACGACATGCTCATCAACTCCCCGGCCGGCCAGCACACCCCGGTCGCCCGGCCCAAGAGCCTGATCACCGGACAGGACATGAAAATCTCCTGGTCGGCGAACTGGGACGACGACCTCGGTGGCTCGCTGGAGACCATGCACGAGGACCCGATCCTGGCCAAGATGAGCGAACAGGTGGAGGCCGAGTTCGAGAAGGCCTTCATGTTCTACCTGCCGCGGATCTGCGAACACTGCCTGAACCCCGCCTGTGTGGCGTCGTGTCCGTCTGGCGCGATGTACAAGCGCGCCGAGGACGGCATCGTGCTGGTCGACCAGGACGCCTGCCGCGGGTGGCGGATGTGCGTGTCGGGGTGTCCCTACAAGAAGGTGTACTTCAACCACAAGACCGGCAAGGCCGAGAAGTGCACGCTGTGCTATCCGCGGATCGAGGTCGGCCTGCCGACGGTGTGCTCGGAAACCTGCGTCGGGCGGCTGCGCTACCTGGGCCTGGTTCTCTACGACGTGGAGAAGGTCGCCGCCGCGGCAGCGGTGGAGAATGAGCACGACCTGCTCGACGCGCACCGCGCGGTGCTGCTGGATCCCCATGACCCGGCCGTCGTGGAAGCAGCCCGCCGCGACGGCATCCCCGAGGACTGGATCGAAGCCGCGCAGGCCAGCCCGATCTGGAAACTGATCCAGCGCTATGAGGTGGCGCTGCCGCTGCATCCGGAGTACCGCACCATGCCGATGGTCTGGTACATCCCGCCGCTGTCACCGGTCGTCGACGTGGTCAGCGGATCCGGCAACGACGGGGAGGACGCGCGCACCCTGTTCGCCGCGATCGACAAACTGCGCATCCCGATCGGCTACCTGGCCGAATTGTTCACCGCCGGGGATGTCGCCCCGGTGGACACAGCGCTGCGCCGGCTGGCGGCCATGCGTTCCTACATGCGCGGAATCAACCTCGACAACGAGCGCGATGAGCGGATCGCCACCGCGGTCGGCATGACGGGCCGCGACATCGAGGAGATGTACCGGCTGCTGGCGATCGCGAAGTACGAGGACCGTTACGTCATCCCCACCGCGCACGCCGAGCAGGGGCGCCAACTCGACGAACTGGCCTGCGCCCTGGACTATGACGGCGGGCCCGGGATGGGCGGCGGCGTATTCGGTTCCGCCAGTGGATATTCGGTGCCGGTGGCGGTGGAGAACTTCCACGGGCTGGCTGCCCGGCAGACCGCCGACCAGCCGTCGTCGGGCAAGGTCAACCTGCTCAACTGGGACGGCAACGGCCGCCCCGACGGGATGTTCCCGCACCGAGGTGAGCGATGA
- the mobA gene encoding molybdenum cofactor guanylyltransferase: MTAAILLVGGRGSRLGGAVKPLLELGGQTLLDRTVMALAGCAPIIAVGPVLEDDPRLTWVREDPPLAGPAAAIAAGVSALHGDDGVLVLAGDLVYPDSTVRRLLTAPIIGDAVVLRAGGRPQWLAGKYRAAALRRAAVGLGTRVAGASCQLLLGELAVRWLDDEDGVSADIDTAADLDRARAAYREGDR, from the coding sequence ATGACCGCTGCGATTCTCTTGGTCGGTGGGCGCGGTTCGCGGCTCGGCGGCGCCGTCAAACCACTGCTGGAACTCGGCGGGCAGACGCTGCTGGACCGGACCGTCATGGCGCTGGCGGGCTGTGCGCCGATCATCGCCGTCGGGCCGGTCCTCGAAGACGACCCCCGACTGACCTGGGTGCGTGAGGATCCGCCGCTGGCCGGGCCGGCCGCCGCCATCGCCGCCGGCGTCAGCGCGCTGCACGGCGACGACGGGGTGCTGGTGCTGGCCGGCGATCTGGTCTATCCGGATTCGACGGTGCGCCGGCTGCTCACCGCGCCGATCATCGGCGACGCCGTCGTGTTGCGTGCTGGCGGACGGCCGCAATGGCTGGCCGGGAAGTACCGGGCCGCGGCGCTGCGCCGCGCGGCCGTCGGCCTGGGCACCCGGGTGGCCGGGGCGTCCTGCCAGCTGTTGCTCGGCGAGCTGGCGGTGCGCTGGCTCGACGACGAGGATGGGGTGAGCGCGGATATCGACACCGCCGCGGACCTCGACCGGGCCCGGGCGGCCTATCGGGAAGGCGACCGCTGA
- a CDS encoding TOBE domain-containing protein, protein MSAYRIAEAARLLGVSDDTVRRWVDHGALPVTGDHPARIPGEALAAHAVALAENPPDPTDVLSSARNRFTGLVTRVQIDGVMAQVDLQSGPHRVVSLMSAEAVRDLGLAPGSLAVAVIKATTVIVETPKETP, encoded by the coding sequence ATGAGCGCGTATCGAATCGCCGAAGCCGCCCGGTTGTTGGGGGTCAGCGACGACACGGTCCGGCGCTGGGTCGACCACGGCGCGCTCCCGGTCACCGGCGACCACCCCGCGCGGATTCCCGGGGAGGCGCTGGCGGCGCACGCCGTCGCCCTCGCCGAGAACCCGCCCGACCCCACCGACGTGCTCTCCAGCGCCCGCAACCGATTCACCGGACTGGTCACCCGGGTGCAGATCGACGGCGTGATGGCCCAGGTCGACCTCCAATCCGGTCCGCATCGGGTGGTGTCGCTGATGAGCGCCGAAGCCGTCCGCGACCTCGGCCTGGCCCCGGGTTCGCTGGCCGTCGCGGTCATCAAGGCCACCACCGTCATCGTTGAAACCCCGAAGGAGACCCCCTGA
- a CDS encoding MoaD/ThiS family protein, whose translation MALVRFFAAAAEAAGVAEQPVDAETLGELRATLSAEHAGLAPLLGCCAVLVDGARASDDTVLPATATVDVLPPFAGG comes from the coding sequence ATGGCGCTGGTGAGGTTCTTCGCGGCGGCCGCCGAGGCCGCCGGGGTCGCCGAGCAACCCGTGGACGCCGAGACCCTCGGCGAACTGCGTGCCACGCTGAGCGCCGAGCACGCGGGGTTGGCGCCGTTGCTGGGCTGCTGCGCGGTCTTGGTCGACGGGGCGCGGGCCTCCGACGACACGGTGCTGCCCGCAACGGCGACCGTCGACGTGCTGCCGCCGTTCGCCGGGGGATAG
- the narI gene encoding respiratory nitrate reductase subunit gamma, with protein MNTLEILLWVAAPYICFATFVVGHLWRYRYDKFGWTTRSSQSYENRLLRWGSPMFHYGILMVIAGHAVGLLIPAEWLYAIGIDEHAYHLGATWMGSFAAVLTLAGLAILIYRRRMVAAVFLATTKMDKLMYVMLGSTLFFGTLATSAHQVFGKGYDYRSTVSPWFRDLILLDPHPELMADVPLAFKIHIVSACLLFALWPFTRLVHVFSAPVGYLFRPYVVYRSRDDHRGNRAARRGWDPIEAPDPARLHKL; from the coding sequence ATGAACACACTCGAGATCCTGCTCTGGGTGGCGGCGCCCTACATCTGCTTCGCGACCTTCGTCGTCGGCCACCTGTGGCGGTACCGCTACGACAAATTCGGCTGGACCACCCGCTCGTCGCAGAGCTACGAGAACCGGCTGCTGCGCTGGGGATCGCCGATGTTCCACTACGGCATCCTGATGGTCATCGCTGGCCACGCCGTCGGCCTGCTCATCCCGGCCGAATGGCTCTACGCCATCGGCATCGATGAGCACGCCTACCACCTGGGCGCCACCTGGATGGGGTCGTTCGCCGCGGTGCTCACCCTGGCTGGGCTGGCGATCCTGATCTACCGCCGGCGCATGGTGGCCGCGGTGTTCCTGGCCACCACCAAGATGGACAAGCTCATGTACGTGATGCTCGGGTCCACGCTGTTTTTCGGGACCCTCGCCACCTCGGCGCACCAGGTGTTCGGCAAGGGCTACGACTACCGCTCGACGGTGTCGCCGTGGTTCCGCGACCTGATTCTGCTGGACCCGCACCCGGAGCTGATGGCCGACGTGCCGCTGGCGTTCAAGATCCACATCGTCAGCGCCTGCCTGCTGTTCGCGCTGTGGCCCTTCACCCGGCTGGTGCACGTGTTCTCGGCGCCGGTCGGTTACCTGTTCCGGCCGTACGTGGTCTACCGCTCCCGCGACGACCACCGCGGCAACCGGGCCGCGCGCCGCGGCTGGGACCCGATCGAAGCGCCCGACCCCGCCCGCCTGCACAAGCTTTAG
- a CDS encoding ATP-binding cassette domain-containing protein yields the protein MSTALDAHVVVELAGLDVRLRAAAGEVVAVMGPSGAGKTMLLETIAGLNRLDDGRITLGETVLADAGRHTPPSRRAVGLLGQDALLFPHMSAAENIAFAARSAELDRVGARRVAEDWLDRVGLGGLGARRPDQLSGGQRQRVALARALAARPALLLLDEPFSSLDVEAAATLRQTIAGQLGGTTTVLVSHGVADAAALADRLVILEAGRITQDGPVAEVLAMPATRFAEAVSASRAV from the coding sequence ATGAGCACGGCGCTGGACGCGCACGTCGTGGTCGAGCTCGCCGGGCTCGATGTGCGGCTGCGCGCCGCAGCGGGCGAAGTGGTCGCGGTGATGGGCCCCAGCGGCGCGGGCAAGACGATGCTGCTGGAGACCATCGCCGGACTGAACCGACTCGACGACGGCCGGATCACCCTCGGGGAGACGGTGCTGGCCGACGCCGGCCGGCACACCCCGCCGTCGCGCCGGGCCGTCGGGCTGCTCGGCCAGGACGCGCTGCTGTTCCCGCACATGAGCGCTGCGGAGAACATCGCGTTCGCGGCGCGCAGCGCCGAACTGGACCGCGTCGGCGCGCGTCGCGTCGCCGAGGACTGGCTGGATCGGGTCGGGCTGGGCGGACTCGGCGCCCGCCGGCCCGACCAGCTTTCCGGCGGACAGCGGCAGCGGGTCGCGCTGGCCCGGGCGCTGGCCGCCCGCCCGGCGCTGCTGCTGCTCGACGAGCCGTTCAGTTCCCTGGACGTCGAAGCCGCCGCCACGCTGCGCCAGACCATCGCCGGTCAGCTGGGCGGCACCACCACGGTGCTGGTGTCGCACGGGGTCGCCGACGCCGCCGCATTGGCCGACCGCCTGGTGATCCTGGAGGCCGGCCGGATCACCCAGGACGGCCCGGTCGCCGAGGTGCTGGCGATGCCGGCCACCCGGTTCGCCGAGGCGGTGTCGGCCAGCCGCGCGGTGTAG
- the narJ gene encoding nitrate reductase molybdenum cofactor assembly chaperone — protein MTAPVRMDERTRAHAHMLASLLLDYPDAVWFDRLPGLRAHAAALPTPIAGELLAFIDAVSDSGPLALQRDYVATFDLKRKCSMYLSYYATGDTRRRGTALVAFLEAYRAAGWEFDAAELPDYLPAVLEFSARSGSPIAGALLAAHRDGLEVLRTALEGMGSPWAPVIRAVTASLPPIGERTRARVLALVNDGPPAETVGLSLPMPAFGFAGSTR, from the coding sequence ATGACCGCGCCGGTCCGGATGGATGAGCGCACCCGGGCCCATGCCCACATGTTGGCCTCGCTGCTGCTGGACTACCCCGACGCGGTCTGGTTCGACCGGCTGCCGGGCCTGCGCGCGCACGCCGCCGCGCTGCCCACCCCGATCGCCGGCGAACTGCTCGCCTTCATCGACGCCGTGTCGGACAGCGGGCCGCTGGCGCTGCAGCGCGACTACGTCGCCACCTTCGACCTCAAACGCAAATGCTCGATGTATTTGAGTTACTACGCCACCGGAGACACCCGCCGCCGCGGGACCGCGCTGGTGGCGTTCCTGGAGGCCTACCGCGCCGCCGGCTGGGAGTTCGACGCCGCCGAGCTGCCCGACTACCTGCCCGCGGTGCTGGAGTTCTCGGCGCGTTCCGGTTCACCGATCGCCGGCGCGCTCCTGGCCGCCCACCGCGACGGACTCGAGGTGCTGCGCACCGCGCTGGAGGGCATGGGCAGTCCCTGGGCCCCGGTGATCCGGGCGGTGACGGCGTCGCTGCCGCCGATCGGCGAGCGCACCCGCGCCCGGGTGCTGGCGCTGGTCAACGACGGCCCGCCGGCCGAAACCGTCGGATTGAGTCTGCCCATGCCCGCCTTCGGATTCGCCGGGAGCACGCGATGA
- the glp gene encoding gephyrin-like molybdotransferase Glp, whose translation MYRSVEDHLAAVLGRTRRTPIDRVGLDAADGATLALPALAGSAVPPFDNSAMDGFAVRFADVASAAAEQPVTLRVVADIPAGSGADPALAPETAARIMTGAPVPADADAIVPFEDTAGGLADSMAIAVVRRAPRTVGAHIRRAGEDLVAGDPVLGPGVLLGPLQLSALAAAGVAQVSVARRPRVAVVSTGSELVTAGEPLRRGQIPESNSILLAGLVSAAGAEVALRRVVDDAGDGPAEVVAEAAALRLDAVVFTGGVSAGAYEVVRESLGTAMEFTKVAMQPGKPQGFGATDGGMLLFGLPGNPVSAAVSFEAFVRPALLTMMGRNEIQRSRQIIPAGADWRSPRDRRQYLPAVVDRSDPAHPLVRPATGGGSGSHLAAGLGAAGGYAIVAAEVDQVRAGDPVEVMEL comes from the coding sequence ATGTACCGCAGCGTCGAGGACCACCTGGCAGCCGTCCTCGGCCGCACGCGGCGTACGCCGATCGACCGGGTGGGCCTCGACGCCGCTGACGGCGCCACCCTGGCGCTGCCCGCGCTGGCCGGCAGCGCGGTGCCGCCGTTCGACAACTCGGCGATGGACGGCTTCGCGGTGCGGTTCGCCGACGTGGCGTCCGCCGCTGCCGAGCAGCCGGTGACCCTGAGGGTGGTCGCCGACATCCCGGCCGGATCGGGCGCCGACCCTGCGCTGGCGCCCGAGACTGCGGCGCGGATCATGACCGGCGCGCCGGTCCCCGCCGACGCCGACGCCATTGTGCCGTTCGAGGACACCGCCGGCGGGCTGGCCGATTCGATGGCCATCGCGGTCGTGCGCCGCGCGCCGCGGACGGTCGGCGCGCACATCCGCCGAGCCGGGGAGGACCTGGTCGCCGGAGACCCGGTGCTCGGTCCGGGGGTGCTGCTCGGGCCACTGCAACTGTCGGCGCTGGCCGCCGCCGGGGTCGCGCAGGTGTCGGTGGCGCGTCGTCCCCGGGTGGCTGTGGTGTCCACCGGCTCCGAACTCGTCACCGCGGGCGAGCCGCTGCGCCGCGGGCAGATCCCGGAGTCCAACTCGATCCTGCTGGCCGGCCTGGTCAGCGCCGCCGGCGCTGAGGTGGCGCTGCGCCGGGTGGTAGACGACGCCGGAGACGGCCCCGCCGAGGTGGTCGCCGAAGCTGCGGCGCTGCGCCTGGACGCGGTGGTGTTCACCGGCGGGGTGAGCGCCGGAGCCTATGAGGTGGTTCGCGAAAGCCTCGGCACGGCAATGGAATTCACCAAGGTTGCGATGCAGCCGGGCAAGCCGCAGGGATTCGGGGCGACCGACGGCGGGATGCTGCTGTTCGGTTTGCCTGGCAATCCGGTGAGCGCGGCGGTGTCCTTTGAGGCTTTCGTGCGGCCGGCGTTGCTGACCATGATGGGACGCAACGAGATTCAGCGGTCCCGGCAGATCATCCCGGCCGGGGCGGATTGGCGTTCACCCCGCGACCGACGGCAGTATCTGCCCGCCGTGGTGGACCGTAGCGACCCGGCCCACCCGCTGGTGCGCCCGGCCACCGGCGGCGGGTCCGGATCACATCTGGCCGCCGGACTGGGCGCCGCCGGCGGCTACGCGATCGTCGCGGCCGAGGTGGACCAGGTTCGCGCCGGGGACCCGGTGGAAGTCATGGAACTGTAG
- the moaC gene encoding cyclic pyranopterin monophosphate synthase MoaC has product MELTHLDSVGQARMVDVTEKTPTVRSATARGFVRCAPETVALLCDGTVPKGDVLAVARIAGISAAKRTADLLPLAHVIGVHGAVLDIDLTDDGVELQATVRTADRTGVEMEALTAVSVAALAIVDMVKGVDRSVSVQNLRITAKSGGRSGDWVRTE; this is encoded by the coding sequence ATGGAACTGACGCACCTCGATTCGGTCGGACAAGCCCGGATGGTCGACGTGACCGAGAAGACCCCCACGGTCCGTTCGGCCACCGCCCGCGGCTTCGTCAGGTGCGCGCCGGAAACGGTGGCCCTGCTCTGCGACGGCACGGTCCCCAAGGGCGATGTGTTGGCGGTGGCGCGCATCGCCGGGATCTCGGCCGCCAAACGCACCGCCGATCTGCTGCCGTTGGCGCATGTGATCGGTGTGCACGGCGCGGTGCTCGACATCGACCTCACCGACGACGGCGTGGAGCTGCAGGCCACGGTGCGCACCGCGGACCGCACCGGGGTGGAGATGGAGGCGCTCACCGCGGTGTCGGTGGCGGCGCTGGCCATCGTCGACATGGTGAAGGGCGTGGACCGTTCGGTCAGCGTCCAGAACTTGCGCATCACCGCCAAATCCGGTGGCCGCTCAGGTGATTGGGTGCGGACGGAGTGA
- a CDS encoding ABC transporter permease, translated as MTPTARDTGARTPLPLVAPAVLALLLLVAPLVALVGRASWSTLWADMTSPVARDALRLSLVYGLAATALCLLLGLPLALLIARSAPRTAALLRALVAVPLVLPPMVGGVALLYLFGRTGPVGRALVDAFGVTLPFTPAAVVLAQAFVALPFLVLAVEGAIRGVSLRYERTAATLGAGPWRVLWRVTLPLAGSGIVVGVILCFARALGEFGATALFAGNAPGVTQTMPLAIYTAFNGSGAGRESAVALSVLLLGTAVLVLLSVRAWRPGALR; from the coding sequence GTGACCCCAACCGCCCGCGACACCGGCGCGCGCACCCCGCTGCCGCTGGTCGCGCCGGCGGTGCTCGCGTTGCTACTGCTGGTGGCGCCCCTGGTCGCATTGGTCGGCCGGGCGTCCTGGTCGACGTTGTGGGCCGACATGACCTCGCCGGTCGCCCGGGACGCGCTGCGGCTGTCGCTGGTCTACGGTCTGGCGGCGACCGCGCTGTGCCTGCTGCTGGGGTTGCCGTTGGCGCTGCTGATCGCGCGCAGCGCCCCGCGCACCGCCGCGCTGCTGCGGGCGCTGGTGGCGGTGCCGCTGGTGCTGCCGCCGATGGTCGGCGGCGTGGCGCTGTTGTACCTGTTCGGCCGGACCGGCCCGGTGGGGCGGGCACTGGTCGACGCGTTCGGTGTCACGCTGCCGTTCACACCCGCCGCGGTGGTGCTGGCCCAGGCATTCGTCGCGCTGCCGTTCCTGGTGCTGGCCGTCGAAGGCGCCATCCGCGGGGTGAGCCTGCGCTACGAGCGCACCGCGGCCACCCTGGGCGCCGGCCCATGGCGGGTGCTGTGGCGGGTGACGTTGCCGCTGGCCGGCTCCGGCATCGTGGTCGGGGTGATCCTGTGCTTCGCCCGGGCGCTCGGCGAGTTCGGGGCGACCGCGCTGTTCGCCGGCAACGCGCCCGGCGTCACCCAGACCATGCCGCTGGCGATCTACACGGCGTTCAACGGCTCCGGGGCCGGCCGGGAGAGCGCGGTGGCGCTGTCGGTGCTGCTGCTGGGCACCGCGGTATTGGTGCTCCTGTCGGTGCGGGCCTGGCGGCCGGGAGCGCTCCGATGA